The genomic region AACTCATAAATCTAAATTGTAAAAAGAAAAGATTTTAGTATTATTGAAAATAACCTTTTTGAATTGTTTTATCTCTTTTCTTTTCACACTCCTATTATATGTCTTAAAATCAAAATTGTGATATGTAAAATTTAACAGCAGCAATCAGTCCTCTTAGCTTGTAAGAATAAAGCTACATTTTTAAAGAAATCTCTTTTATTTATCATCTTCACAAATACATCCTCAATATAAGGAATTATTCTAAATTTTGTACATGAATCAATATCACTTGGAATTATAATAAATGCACTAAATGGAACTTGAAAATGAGCTGCATGAACTGGTTGCTCTGGCAAATCTGCTACATAAAATACCTTCTGTTTTAAATGACCTTCAATAATTAGTTTACGTCCAGTTAGACAATTACCAGCTAAATTTGGTCCACAAGATACTGGTGTTTTAACTATTCTTTTTGAAAAAATTTCTACTCTTGCTGAAACCTTTACTAACTGTTCTACATCTGGTTTCTGTTCTGGAATAGTGAGATTTTCAGGTACAGATATCTGAGTCCAAAAATCACAATCACTACACAACTCTGGAAAACACTCAGCCACCC from Sporohalobacter salinus harbors:
- a CDS encoding DUF3794 domain-containing protein; its protein translation is MSYLNDLIEVVGVAECFPELCSDCDFWTQISVPENLTIPEQKPDVEQLVKVSARVEIFSKRIVKTPVSCGPNLAGNCLTGRKLIIEGHLKQKVFYVADLPEQPVHAAHFQVPFSAFIIIPSDIDSCTKFRIIPYIEDVFVKMINKRDFFKNVALFLQAKRTDCCC